A stretch of Saccharothrix texasensis DNA encodes these proteins:
- a CDS encoding glycoside hydrolase family 43 protein, with protein MGTRIRAVRLGAALALVASAAVVAVAPTASAANPIITSYYTADPAPLVVGNTMYVYAGRDEAATGNNNFLMREWRVLSSTDAANWTDHGAKANIGTFPWAGADAWASEVEPKNGKYYWYTSVNGNGAGWMDIGVAVGDSPLGPFRDAKGGPLISDSTPNSSGLNIDPTVFTDDDGQSYLYWGGYWGARAAKLKPTMVELDGAVTTPQGLANFWEAPWMFKRNGLYYMMYAANDTNGCVTDSSYACQRYATATNPLGPWTHRGVVLDKVSSTTNHAGVVQFNGQWYIVYHNADAPGGGNFRRSVAVDLLQFNADGTMRKVTQTTTGPPPNPGTGPGTGTNLATSATASTSHVSTWESLAALNNGGTPASSADRSNLAYGNWPERGTQWVEYQWPSSRSINKVATYWFDDDQGIDLPASCAVQYWNGSAYVDVPGQSACGVAGNAFNTTTFTAVNTTRLRLSITSKPDFSTGVLEWQAFQA; from the coding sequence ATGGGCACCCGAATCCGGGCGGTGAGGCTGGGCGCGGCACTCGCGCTCGTCGCCTCCGCCGCCGTCGTCGCCGTCGCACCGACCGCCTCCGCGGCCAACCCGATCATCACGAGCTACTACACCGCCGACCCGGCGCCCCTCGTCGTCGGCAACACGATGTACGTCTACGCGGGCCGCGACGAGGCCGCGACCGGCAACAACAACTTCCTCATGCGCGAGTGGCGGGTGCTGTCCTCGACGGACGCCGCCAACTGGACCGACCACGGCGCGAAGGCGAACATCGGCACGTTCCCGTGGGCGGGCGCGGACGCGTGGGCGAGCGAGGTCGAGCCGAAGAACGGCAAGTACTACTGGTACACGTCGGTCAACGGCAACGGCGCGGGCTGGATGGACATCGGCGTCGCGGTGGGCGACAGCCCGCTCGGCCCGTTCCGCGACGCCAAGGGCGGTCCGCTGATCAGCGACAGCACGCCCAACTCGTCCGGGCTGAACATCGACCCGACGGTGTTCACCGACGACGACGGCCAGTCCTACCTCTACTGGGGCGGCTACTGGGGCGCGCGGGCGGCGAAGCTGAAGCCCACCATGGTCGAGCTGGACGGCGCGGTGACCACGCCGCAGGGCCTGGCGAACTTCTGGGAAGCGCCCTGGATGTTCAAGCGCAACGGCCTCTACTACATGATGTACGCGGCCAACGACACCAACGGCTGCGTCACCGACTCGAGCTACGCCTGCCAGCGCTACGCCACCGCCACCAACCCCCTGGGGCCGTGGACGCACCGCGGCGTCGTGCTCGACAAGGTCTCCTCGACCACCAACCACGCGGGTGTCGTGCAGTTCAACGGGCAGTGGTACATCGTCTACCACAACGCCGACGCGCCCGGCGGCGGCAACTTCCGCCGGTCCGTCGCGGTGGACCTGCTGCAGTTCAACGCCGACGGCACGATGCGCAAGGTCACCCAGACCACGACCGGCCCGCCGCCGAACCCGGGCACCGGTCCCGGCACGGGCACGAACCTGGCCACGTCGGCGACCGCGTCCACCTCTCACGTCTCGACGTGGGAGTCGCTGGCGGCGCTGAACAACGGCGGCACGCCCGCGAGCTCGGCGGACCGCTCGAACCTCGCCTACGGCAACTGGCCCGAGCGCGGCACGCAGTGGGTCGAGTACCAGTGGCCGTCCAGCCGTTCGATCAACAAGGTGGCCACCTACTGGTTCGACGACGACCAGGGCATCGACCTGCCCGCGTCGTGCGCGGTCCAGTACTGGAACGGCAGCGCCTACGTCGACGTGCCCGGCCAGTCGGCGTGCGGCGTCGCGGGCAACGCGTTCAACACCACCACGTTCACCGCCGTGAACACCACGCGGCTGCGGTTGTCGATCACCTCGAAGCCCGACTTCTCGACGGGGGTGTTGGAATGGCAGGCCTTCCAGGCGTGA
- a CDS encoding glycoside hydrolase family 127 protein, which produces MSLPTPSRRAVLRAGAVVASATALPTLTGAAVAATDPTTAATTATAAAARPDTGASAHPFPLGAVTLLAGPFQTSTSRTHAYLEFLDADRLLHTFRLNVGLPSSAAACGGWESPTTELRGHSTGHVLTALAQAYASTGDTAFRNKGDYLVTQLAACQDRAQAAGFTTGYLSAFPESFIDRVEARQQVWAPYYTLHKIMAGLLDMHLLAGNAQALTVLTRMAAWVGTRNGRLTPAQRQNMLKTEFGGMNEVLANLYQLTGDPAHLTAAQHFDHAEVFDPLAANTDALNGYHANTQIPKALGAIREYHATGLTRYRDIATNFWHIVVGTHTYAIGGNSNGEYFKAPGRIASELSDNTCECCNTYNMLKLTRQLFRTDPKAHYFDFHEKALYNHLLGGQNPASAHGHHSYYVPLRPGGRRTYSNDYQDFTCCHGTGMETNTKHSDSIYFQAGDTLYVNLFIASALTWPGRGITVRQDTGFPESAATRLTVTGSGRIDLRVRVPSWAAGAQLKLNGVVQDVATAPGTYARLDRTWSSGDVVDLSLPMALTREPAPDNPAVQAVKHGPIVLAGAYGTTNLTSMPTLQPGTLRATTTPLRYTATASTGQVTLLPFYQLHGQRYTVYWNVTDTPAPPPFIAHYPFDEAAGSVAADATGNGRTATLAGGARWTAGRTGSAVDLGGAGEHVLLPAGLLVGAAAFSVATWVRLDAVTTWARVFDFGTGATSSLFLTPRGSAGGARFAITTGGSGAEQRIDAPSPLPAGAWTHVAVTQTGDLGVLYVNGVEAARNAALTVRPSALGSTTQNWIGRSQYAGDPYLDGAVDGFRVYGRALTAAEVADLHATGR; this is translated from the coding sequence CGGTGACGCTGCTGGCCGGACCGTTCCAGACCAGCACCTCCCGCACGCACGCCTACCTCGAGTTCCTCGACGCCGACCGGCTGCTGCACACGTTCCGGCTCAACGTCGGCCTGCCCTCGTCGGCCGCCGCGTGCGGCGGCTGGGAGTCGCCGACCACCGAGCTGCGCGGCCACTCCACCGGCCACGTGCTGACCGCGCTCGCCCAGGCGTACGCGAGCACCGGCGACACCGCGTTCCGGAACAAGGGCGACTACCTGGTCACCCAGCTCGCCGCCTGCCAGGACCGGGCGCAGGCGGCCGGGTTCACCACCGGCTACCTGTCCGCGTTCCCGGAGAGCTTCATCGACCGCGTGGAGGCCCGGCAGCAGGTCTGGGCGCCCTACTACACGCTGCACAAGATCATGGCGGGCCTGCTGGACATGCACCTGCTGGCGGGCAACGCCCAGGCGCTCACCGTCCTGACCCGGATGGCCGCGTGGGTCGGCACGCGCAACGGCAGGCTGACCCCGGCCCAGCGGCAGAACATGCTCAAGACGGAGTTCGGCGGCATGAACGAGGTGCTGGCCAACCTCTACCAGCTCACCGGCGACCCGGCGCACCTCACCGCCGCCCAGCACTTCGACCACGCCGAGGTCTTCGACCCGCTGGCGGCGAACACCGACGCCCTCAACGGCTACCACGCCAACACCCAGATCCCCAAGGCGCTCGGCGCGATCCGCGAGTACCACGCCACCGGCCTGACCCGGTACCGCGACATCGCGACCAACTTCTGGCACATCGTCGTCGGCACGCACACCTACGCCATCGGCGGCAACTCCAACGGCGAGTACTTCAAGGCGCCGGGCCGGATCGCGTCGGAGCTGTCCGACAACACGTGCGAGTGCTGCAACACCTACAACATGCTCAAGCTGACCCGCCAGCTGTTCCGCACCGACCCGAAGGCGCACTACTTCGACTTCCACGAGAAGGCGCTGTACAACCACCTGCTCGGCGGCCAGAACCCGGCCTCCGCGCACGGCCACCACAGCTACTACGTGCCGCTGCGGCCCGGCGGCCGGCGCACCTACAGCAACGACTACCAGGACTTCACCTGCTGCCACGGCACCGGGATGGAGACCAACACCAAGCACTCCGACAGCATCTACTTCCAGGCCGGCGACACCCTGTACGTCAACCTGTTCATCGCCTCCGCGCTCACGTGGCCGGGCCGGGGGATCACCGTGCGGCAGGACACCGGGTTCCCCGAGTCGGCCGCCACCCGGCTCACCGTCACCGGCTCGGGCCGGATCGACCTGCGCGTGCGCGTCCCGTCCTGGGCCGCGGGCGCCCAGCTCAAGCTCAACGGCGTGGTGCAGGACGTGGCGACCGCGCCGGGCACGTACGCGCGCCTGGACCGGACGTGGAGCAGCGGCGACGTGGTGGACCTCAGCCTGCCGATGGCGCTGACCCGGGAGCCCGCGCCGGACAACCCGGCCGTGCAGGCGGTCAAGCACGGCCCGATCGTGCTCGCGGGCGCCTACGGCACGACGAACCTGACGTCGATGCCCACGCTCCAGCCGGGCACCCTGCGGGCCACGACCACCCCGCTGCGGTACACGGCGACGGCGAGCACCGGCCAGGTCACGCTGCTGCCGTTCTACCAGCTGCACGGCCAGCGCTACACGGTCTACTGGAACGTCACCGACACGCCCGCGCCGCCGCCGTTCATCGCGCACTACCCGTTCGACGAGGCGGCGGGCTCGGTGGCGGCCGACGCCACCGGCAACGGCCGGACCGCCACCCTCGCCGGCGGCGCCCGGTGGACCGCGGGACGCACCGGCTCGGCCGTCGACCTCGGCGGCGCCGGCGAGCACGTGCTGCTGCCCGCGGGCCTGCTGGTGGGCGCCGCGGCGTTCAGCGTGGCCACCTGGGTGCGGTTGGACGCGGTGACCACCTGGGCGCGCGTGTTCGACTTCGGGACGGGTGCCACCTCGTCCCTGTTCCTGACGCCGCGCGGATCGGCGGGCGGCGCCAGGTTCGCCATCACCACCGGCGGGTCGGGCGCCGAGCAGCGCATCGACGCGCCGTCACCGCTGCCCGCCGGCGCGTGGACCCACGTGGCCGTGACGCAGACCGGCGACCTCGGCGTGCTCTACGTCAACGGGGTCGAGGCGGCCCGCAACGCGGCGCTGACCGTGCGGCCGTCCGCGCTCGGCAGCACCACGCAGAACTGGATCGGGCGCTCCCAGTACGCGGGCGACCCCTACCTGGACGGCGCCGTGGACGGCTTCCGGGTCTACGGCCGCGCCCTCACCGCCGCCGAAGTGGCCGACCTGCACGCCACCGGCCGCTAG